A single region of the Arthrobacter sp. zg-Y20 genome encodes:
- a CDS encoding RNA polymerase sigma factor has product MAGSELPQAAHNHSPRGRAGTALSLPDEAALVAQARSGDLPAFEYLVALYQGRLFRLAYRMLRDRGDAEDVVQDTLTAGWRMLPTLDRGEAFGGWVYRTATNRCLDVLRHRTAHPQDLPGTEHLAAALDAGATRRGADPHHSAEVSAELETLRRALSLLPADQRACWLLREVHGQSYAEIGAALRISPPAVRGRLARAREHLTAAMTQWR; this is encoded by the coding sequence ATGGCAGGATCCGAGCTGCCGCAGGCGGCACATAACCATTCTCCCCGCGGCCGTGCCGGGACCGCACTTTCCCTCCCGGACGAGGCTGCGTTGGTGGCGCAGGCCCGGAGCGGCGACCTCCCAGCCTTCGAATATCTGGTGGCCCTCTATCAGGGGCGGCTGTTCCGGCTCGCCTACCGGATGCTGCGGGACCGCGGCGACGCCGAGGACGTAGTCCAGGACACCCTCACGGCCGGCTGGCGGATGCTGCCCACACTGGACCGGGGCGAGGCGTTCGGCGGCTGGGTTTACCGCACCGCCACCAACCGCTGCCTGGACGTACTCCGCCACCGCACTGCGCATCCGCAGGACCTGCCCGGAACCGAGCACCTGGCAGCGGCACTGGATGCGGGGGCAACCCGGCGCGGAGCCGATCCGCACCACAGTGCCGAGGTTTCCGCAGAACTTGAAACCCTGCGGCGCGCACTGTCCCTGCTGCCGGCGGACCAGCGGGCCTGCTGGCTGCTGCGCGAGGTCCACGGCCAGAGTTATGCGGAGATCGGTGCCGCCCTGCGGATCAGCCCGCCGGCGGTGCGCGGGCGGCTGGCCCGGGCACGGGAACACCTCACGGCCGCGATGACCCAGTGGCGGTGA
- a CDS encoding alpha/beta hydrolase, which translates to MARPPLRGWEPDILGEGFEQLTLDLPGGNVATLVRYTPAPGNEVLPAGVRQVPELMLSGVDAGSEGLDVLYVHGWSDYFFQTELARYWAAQGARFFALDLHNYGRSLRPGQEPGYVQSLSDYDADLEAALDAMGQGAADARPLLLLGHSTGGLTLSTWAYRHPGRAAALILNSPWLEFQATELARRMISPLVSMQAQRRPRMPLPPVDPGIYSRTVSAAFSGEWNYNTQWRPVRGFPVTVAFLNAVFSAQATVATGLRLNVPVLVLLSDKSYLHPRWSEDAERSDVALDVNVVAHRALSLGPSVSVVRIANAMHDVFLSAPVVRAQAYNAITRWSGGYLRARA; encoded by the coding sequence GTGGCTAGGCCGCCGCTGCGCGGCTGGGAGCCGGACATCCTCGGAGAGGGCTTCGAGCAGCTCACCCTGGACCTTCCCGGCGGCAACGTTGCGACCCTGGTCCGCTACACGCCGGCCCCGGGAAACGAGGTACTCCCCGCCGGTGTCCGGCAGGTTCCGGAACTGATGCTTTCCGGCGTGGATGCCGGCAGCGAAGGCTTGGATGTCCTGTACGTGCACGGCTGGTCCGATTACTTTTTCCAGACCGAGCTCGCGCGCTATTGGGCTGCGCAGGGGGCCCGGTTCTTCGCCCTGGACCTGCACAACTACGGCCGCAGCCTGCGCCCCGGGCAGGAACCGGGGTATGTGCAAAGCCTCAGCGATTACGACGCGGACCTGGAAGCGGCGCTGGACGCCATGGGCCAGGGTGCAGCGGACGCCCGGCCCCTGCTCCTGCTGGGCCATTCCACCGGTGGCCTCACCTTGTCCACGTGGGCCTACCGTCACCCGGGACGGGCCGCGGCACTGATCCTGAACAGTCCCTGGCTGGAGTTCCAGGCAACGGAACTGGCCCGCCGCATGATCTCCCCGCTGGTCAGCATGCAGGCACAGCGCCGGCCGCGGATGCCGCTGCCTCCGGTGGATCCGGGCATCTACAGCCGGACGGTGTCCGCGGCTTTTAGCGGCGAATGGAACTACAACACACAATGGCGGCCGGTCCGTGGCTTTCCGGTGACCGTGGCGTTCCTCAATGCGGTGTTTTCCGCTCAGGCCACCGTAGCCACCGGGCTGCGGCTGAACGTGCCCGTGCTGGTGCTCCTCTCGGACAAGAGCTACCTGCACCCGCGCTGGTCTGAAGATGCCGAACGATCCGACGTTGCCCTGGATGTGAATGTGGTGGCCCACCGGGCGCTATCGCTGGGCCCCTCGGTCAGCGTGGTGCGGATAGCCAACGCCATGCATGACGTGTTCCTCTCTGCCCCGGTGGTCCGGGCGCAGGCCTACAATGCCATCACTCGGTGGTCCGGCGGGTACCTGCGGGCCCGCGCCTAG
- a CDS encoding Asp23/Gls24 family envelope stress response protein, with translation MADPSKTPTPSAPSPRGAQSIESAQGMQGAPGQGAQGQGTLSTPEAPAPPDAQRRSGPLQTPRGDTTIEETVVQKLAGMATREVPGVYAMGNAARRAFSSMTERIPGSQTNVSNGVSVEKGERQAAVDVSIVVEYGYSVVEVSQGIRRNVIRSVENATGLEVLEVNVNVTDVHLPGDNQDEDDDSQDAKPSKSLE, from the coding sequence ATGGCAGATCCGTCAAAGACCCCCACGCCGTCAGCGCCGAGTCCGCGGGGCGCGCAGAGCATCGAAAGCGCACAAGGGATGCAGGGAGCACCGGGGCAGGGAGCACAGGGGCAGGGCACACTGAGCACCCCGGAAGCGCCGGCGCCCCCAGACGCCCAGCGCAGGTCGGGGCCGCTGCAGACACCCCGGGGCGACACCACCATTGAGGAAACCGTGGTGCAGAAGCTCGCCGGCATGGCCACCCGAGAGGTGCCCGGGGTGTATGCCATGGGCAATGCGGCGCGCCGGGCCTTCAGTTCCATGACGGAACGGATACCGGGTTCGCAGACAAATGTCAGCAACGGCGTCTCGGTGGAAAAGGGTGAGCGGCAGGCGGCGGTGGACGTCAGCATTGTGGTGGAGTACGGCTACTCCGTAGTGGAGGTCAGCCAGGGCATTCGGCGCAACGTCATCCGGTCCGTGGAAAACGCCACCGGGCTGGAGGTCCTCGAAGTGAACGTCAACGTCACCGACGTGCACCTGCCCGGGGACAACCAGGACGAGGACGACGACAGCCAGGATGCCAAGCCGTCCAAGAGCCTTGAGTAA
- a CDS encoding Asp23/Gls24 family envelope stress response protein yields the protein MSMPSAQVPLRPARDINDRGETVLARRVLEKTASQVARDETFAGGSSGGFLGIGVRADLSARPDASVQLAGNIASLKVTVGLPYPVPLRQATEQLRRRITERVTALTGVQVRQVDITVAWLRPPQSEPRRRKLQ from the coding sequence ATGAGTATGCCCTCGGCGCAGGTGCCGCTGCGGCCGGCCCGGGACATCAATGACCGCGGGGAAACCGTCCTGGCCCGGCGGGTGCTCGAAAAAACCGCCAGCCAGGTGGCCCGGGACGAAACCTTCGCCGGCGGCAGCAGCGGAGGCTTCCTGGGCATAGGCGTACGGGCGGACCTTTCCGCCCGGCCGGATGCCAGCGTCCAGCTGGCCGGCAATATCGCCAGCCTTAAAGTGACGGTGGGACTGCCTTATCCGGTGCCGCTGCGCCAAGCCACGGAACAGTTGCGGCGGCGGATCACCGAACGGGTCACGGCCCTGACCGGGGTGCAGGTGCGGCAGGTGGACATCACGGTGGCCTGGCTCCGTCCGCCGCAATCCGAACCCCGCCGGAGGAAGCTGCAATGA
- a CDS encoding alcohol dehydrogenase catalytic domain-containing protein encodes MAINGSRSIRGAVLETIGAPRPYARSRPVAVRDLMLDAPGPGEILVRIEAASLCHSDLSVVNGSRVRPLPMLLGHEAAGRVEELGEGVEDLAVGQRVVMAFLPRCGECAGCRTDGKMPCLAGSAANNAGTLLDGGMRLHGEDGEEVRHHLGVSGFASHAVVNRKSVVPVEDDIPPQVAALLGCAVLTGGGAVLNPARPGKDDDVAVVGLGGVGMAALLTALSLGVRSVIGIDSLPEKLARARELGADAVYTPQEALDAGIRPALVIEAAGHPRAFETAVRITAAGGTTVTVGLPAPDQTAEILPLTLTAEARTIIGSYLGSAVPARDIPVYAQLWREGKLPVEELVSSTITLDDINAAMDTLADGKAIRQVILFEDPAAPVSRG; translated from the coding sequence ATGGCTATCAACGGCAGCAGGTCCATCCGCGGCGCAGTCCTGGAAACCATTGGCGCCCCGCGCCCCTACGCCCGGTCCCGGCCGGTGGCCGTCCGTGACCTGATGCTCGACGCTCCGGGCCCGGGAGAGATCCTCGTGCGCATAGAAGCTGCCAGCCTGTGCCACTCGGACCTGTCCGTGGTGAACGGCAGCCGGGTCCGGCCGCTGCCCATGCTGTTAGGTCATGAGGCCGCCGGCAGGGTGGAGGAGCTGGGGGAGGGGGTGGAAGACCTGGCCGTGGGCCAACGCGTGGTGATGGCTTTCCTGCCGCGCTGCGGCGAATGTGCCGGTTGCCGCACAGACGGCAAAATGCCGTGCCTTGCGGGTTCGGCGGCCAACAACGCCGGCACCCTGCTCGACGGCGGCATGCGCCTGCACGGCGAAGACGGGGAGGAGGTGCGCCACCACTTGGGGGTCTCCGGCTTCGCCAGCCACGCGGTGGTCAACCGTAAATCCGTGGTTCCCGTGGAGGATGACATCCCCCCGCAGGTGGCAGCCCTGCTGGGCTGCGCCGTGCTTACCGGCGGTGGCGCGGTGCTGAACCCTGCCCGCCCGGGCAAGGACGACGACGTCGCGGTGGTGGGACTCGGCGGCGTCGGCATGGCAGCCCTGCTGACCGCACTTTCCCTGGGGGTCCGCAGTGTGATCGGCATCGACTCCCTGCCGGAGAAACTGGCCCGGGCAAGGGAACTGGGGGCGGACGCCGTCTACACTCCGCAGGAGGCGCTCGACGCCGGGATCCGCCCTGCCCTGGTCATCGAGGCCGCCGGGCACCCCCGTGCGTTTGAAACTGCCGTTCGGATCACCGCAGCCGGCGGCACCACCGTGACGGTGGGGCTGCCTGCTCCGGATCAAACTGCCGAAATTCTGCCGTTGACCCTCACTGCGGAGGCACGCACCATCATCGGCAGCTACCTCGGTTCCGCGGTTCCGGCCCGGGACATCCCCGTTTACGCCCAGCTGTGGCGGGAGGGGAAGCTGCCGGTGGAGGAACTGGTTTCCTCGACCATCACCCTGGATGACATCAATGCCGCCATGGACACCTTGGCGGACGGAAAAGCCATCCGCCAGGTGATCCTGTTCGAGGACCCGGCAGCCCCGGTATCCCGTGGCTAG
- a CDS encoding lantibiotic dehydratase C-terminal domain-containing protein, whose product MSQLAAVRPASRTQTGTHWWSLSIHTGGFDVADGIIGELVTPLAAQAQVLGAQRWYFTRCSDPAFAHVKMRVLATTETLDRLQSLLPALQEQSSGVIGHLETSQQLTEPATDRLSPGGGEPQDPRIEADLAKYGGVEGLSLAEEVFELSSDLASWATARFPKVQNRWALGSLLLFDAARSMMKGPRASAWPDRRRLSWDYYWDSHLRSCTAGFGPRAAGVRQAMTVQVGAKVMPTHRLMAATAAESAVENWRRRWFRGIDTYLYRADKARLSRSAQHLTVYQAHMLLNRLGLSLREEAAMGLYARTWSPERESVLLDKR is encoded by the coding sequence ATGAGCCAGCTAGCTGCAGTTCGACCAGCCTCACGGACGCAAACCGGCACTCATTGGTGGTCACTTTCCATCCATACCGGGGGCTTCGATGTAGCGGACGGCATCATTGGAGAATTGGTTACCCCGCTGGCGGCGCAGGCGCAGGTCCTGGGAGCCCAGCGCTGGTATTTCACCCGGTGCTCGGATCCGGCCTTTGCGCACGTAAAGATGCGGGTGCTGGCAACCACCGAGACCTTGGACCGGCTGCAGTCGCTTTTGCCGGCCCTGCAGGAACAATCCAGCGGAGTGATCGGCCATCTGGAGACCAGCCAGCAGCTCACTGAACCCGCCACCGACCGGCTGAGCCCGGGCGGCGGAGAGCCTCAGGACCCGCGGATCGAAGCGGACCTCGCAAAGTACGGCGGGGTGGAGGGGCTGTCCCTCGCCGAAGAAGTATTTGAACTTTCCTCGGATCTGGCCAGCTGGGCAACCGCGCGTTTCCCCAAGGTCCAAAACCGGTGGGCGCTCGGGTCGCTGCTGCTCTTCGACGCGGCCCGGAGCATGATGAAGGGACCGCGCGCCTCGGCCTGGCCGGACCGGCGCCGTTTGTCCTGGGACTACTACTGGGACAGCCACCTGCGCAGCTGCACCGCCGGGTTTGGCCCCCGGGCGGCAGGCGTGCGGCAGGCAATGACGGTTCAGGTAGGCGCCAAGGTAATGCCGACGCACCGGCTAATGGCAGCCACTGCAGCAGAATCGGCCGTTGAAAACTGGCGCCGCCGGTGGTTCCGCGGCATCGACACTTACCTCTACCGGGCGGACAAGGCCCGGCTGAGCCGTAGCGCCCAGCACTTGACGGTATATCAAGCCCATATGCTCCTCAACCGCCTTGGTCTCAGCCTGCGGGAAGAAGCCGCCATGGGGCTGTACGCACGCACCTGGAGCCCGGAACGGGAATCAGTACTGCTGGATAAGCGCTGA
- the ald gene encoding alanine dehydrogenase: MIIGIPKEIKNNEFRVAITASGVHELRTHGHEVLVQSGAGTGSNITDAEYTAAGAQILDSADDVWSQSAMVLKVKEPIASEYRHFRPGLILFTYLHLAAEPKLTAALLESGVTAIAYETVQRGRTLPLLAPMSEVAGRLSVQVGAQSMMAPAGGPGLLLGGVPGVRPAKVVVLGAGVAGTNAAAAAVGGHADVTVLDINIDRLRELDALYAGRIKTVASNAFEIERAVVDADLVIGSVLVPGAKAPKLVTNAMVARMKPGSVLVDIAVDQGGCFEDSHPTTHEDPTFRVHGSLFYCVANMPGAVPNTSTYALTNVTLPYAVALANLGVAAAFQKYPDLAHGLNIAGGKVTHSSVSAAHGLELAADWPELVAS, encoded by the coding sequence GTGATCATCGGTATCCCCAAGGAAATCAAGAACAATGAATTCCGCGTAGCAATTACTGCCTCCGGCGTGCATGAACTGCGCACCCACGGCCATGAGGTGCTGGTACAGAGCGGTGCCGGCACCGGTTCCAATATCACTGATGCGGAATACACCGCGGCCGGGGCGCAGATCCTGGACTCAGCCGACGACGTCTGGTCCCAGTCCGCCATGGTCCTGAAGGTCAAGGAACCCATCGCCTCCGAGTACCGGCATTTCCGGCCGGGCCTGATCCTCTTCACCTACCTCCACCTGGCCGCCGAGCCAAAGCTGACCGCGGCACTCTTGGAAAGCGGTGTAACCGCCATTGCCTATGAAACCGTGCAGCGCGGACGCACCCTGCCCTTGCTTGCCCCCATGTCCGAAGTTGCCGGCCGGCTTTCGGTACAGGTGGGCGCCCAGTCCATGATGGCTCCGGCCGGCGGTCCGGGCCTGTTGCTCGGCGGGGTGCCGGGCGTGCGGCCCGCCAAAGTGGTGGTGCTCGGTGCCGGCGTGGCCGGCACCAACGCCGCTGCAGCCGCCGTCGGAGGCCATGCCGATGTCACGGTGCTGGACATCAACATTGACCGGCTCCGGGAGCTGGATGCGCTGTACGCCGGCCGGATCAAGACCGTAGCCTCCAACGCATTCGAGATTGAACGCGCGGTGGTGGACGCGGATCTGGTGATCGGCTCGGTCCTGGTTCCCGGGGCCAAGGCGCCCAAGCTCGTCACCAACGCCATGGTGGCGCGGATGAAACCGGGCAGCGTCCTCGTGGACATCGCCGTGGACCAGGGCGGCTGCTTCGAAGACAGCCACCCCACCACCCATGAGGATCCCACGTTCCGGGTGCACGGCTCGCTGTTCTACTGCGTTGCCAACATGCCGGGCGCGGTGCCCAACACCTCCACTTACGCGCTGACCAATGTGACCCTGCCGTATGCGGTGGCGCTGGCCAACCTCGGTGTTGCCGCTGCCTTCCAGAAATATCCGGACCTCGCGCACGGCCTGAACATCGCCGGCGGCAAGGTGACGCATTCCTCCGTCTCGGCAGCGCACGGCCTGGAACTTGCCGCCGACTGGCCGGAACTGGTCGCGTCCTAA
- the aceB gene encoding malate synthase A — MAVEVTDSSPAEGAEHILTPEALKFIEELHRRFRSTRDERLAARAVRRREVSASGTLDFLSETADIRSGDWKVAEAPAALQDRRVEMTGPASPAKMAINALNSGAKVWLADLEDACTPTWHNLVDSQVNLYRAARGDLSYTSPDGKEYSLRTDVPLAVVVMRPRGWHLPEKHLQIDGEPAVGALVDFGLHFFANAKQLLENGQGPYYYLPKMESHLEARLWNDVFGFAEEYVGAPQGSVRATVLIETIPAAFEMEEILYELREHASGLNAGRWDYLFSMIKVFRDAGKSFLLPDRADVTMTAPFMRAYTELLVKTCHRRGAFAMGGMAAFIPNRREPETTAAALEKVKADKTREAGDGFDGSWVAHPDLVATCTEVFDGVLGDKPNQVDRLREDVSVTASDLLDVSTAGGSITEAGLRSNLYVAVNYVAIWLSGNGAVAIRNLMEDAATAEISRSQVWQQVRNHVVLEDTGETVTEDLVSRLLAEETERLRGEVSEEMYTGYFEPASKLIGSISLSADYPDFLTLPAYELID, encoded by the coding sequence ATGGCCGTTGAAGTAACCGACTCCTCCCCCGCGGAGGGAGCGGAGCACATCCTGACTCCCGAAGCACTGAAATTCATTGAAGAACTCCACCGCCGCTTCCGCAGCACCCGCGACGAGCGCCTGGCCGCCCGCGCTGTCCGCCGCCGGGAGGTCTCGGCCAGCGGAACGCTGGATTTCCTTTCCGAAACCGCTGATATCCGCAGCGGTGACTGGAAGGTCGCCGAGGCGCCGGCCGCGCTGCAGGACCGCCGGGTGGAAATGACGGGTCCGGCGTCCCCCGCCAAGATGGCTATCAACGCCCTGAATTCGGGGGCCAAGGTATGGCTTGCCGACCTTGAGGACGCCTGCACGCCCACGTGGCACAACCTGGTGGATTCCCAAGTGAACCTTTACCGTGCAGCCCGCGGCGACCTTTCCTACACTTCACCGGACGGCAAGGAATACTCACTGCGCACGGACGTTCCGCTCGCCGTCGTCGTGATGCGCCCGCGCGGCTGGCACCTGCCGGAAAAACACCTGCAGATCGACGGCGAACCTGCCGTGGGTGCGCTGGTGGACTTCGGCCTGCACTTCTTCGCCAACGCGAAACAGCTGCTGGAAAACGGCCAGGGACCGTACTATTACCTGCCCAAGATGGAGAGCCACCTCGAAGCCCGCCTCTGGAACGATGTCTTCGGCTTTGCCGAGGAGTACGTGGGCGCGCCGCAGGGGTCGGTCCGCGCCACCGTGCTGATCGAGACCATTCCGGCGGCCTTTGAAATGGAGGAAATCCTCTACGAACTGCGGGAGCACGCCTCGGGCCTGAACGCCGGGCGGTGGGACTACCTGTTCAGCATGATCAAGGTCTTCCGCGACGCCGGGAAGTCCTTCCTCCTGCCGGACCGCGCGGACGTGACCATGACGGCACCGTTTATGCGGGCATACACCGAGCTGCTGGTGAAGACCTGCCACCGCCGGGGTGCCTTCGCCATGGGCGGCATGGCTGCCTTCATCCCCAACCGGCGGGAACCCGAAACCACGGCAGCTGCGCTGGAAAAGGTGAAGGCGGACAAGACCCGGGAGGCCGGTGACGGTTTTGACGGTTCCTGGGTGGCCCACCCGGATCTGGTGGCCACCTGCACGGAGGTCTTCGACGGCGTGCTGGGCGACAAGCCGAACCAAGTGGACCGGCTGCGCGAAGACGTGTCCGTTACCGCCTCGGACCTGCTCGATGTCAGCACCGCCGGCGGGTCGATCACCGAGGCCGGGCTGCGCTCCAACCTGTACGTGGCCGTCAACTATGTGGCCATCTGGCTTTCTGGCAACGGCGCCGTGGCCATCCGCAATTTGATGGAGGACGCCGCCACCGCCGAGATTTCCCGTTCCCAGGTCTGGCAGCAGGTCCGGAACCACGTAGTCCTGGAGGACACCGGAGAGACCGTGACCGAGGACCTGGTCAGCCGGCTCTTGGCGGAGGAGACCGAGCGGCTCCGCGGCGAGGTGTCAGAGGAGATGTACACCGGGTATTTCGAGCCGGCCAGCAAACTGATCGGCTCGATCAGCCTGTCAGCGGATTACCCCGATTTCCTTACCCTTCCCGCCTACGAGTTGATTGACTAG
- a CDS encoding TetR/AcrR family transcriptional regulator yields the protein MEASQPVPSGIRGDAERNRLRLLEEARELVAAGGADALTMEALARRAGLGKGTVFRRFGSRSGLMQALLEHVEAGFRADWMSGPPPLGPGAPALARLQAFGSARLSLLMVNSELARAADVDPRTRYRNPSRALAVAHLAGLLREAGRVRDPELAAYQLAAFLDAGLLLHLRGEAGMDQTRLEQGWTDLVAALVRA from the coding sequence ATGGAGGCAAGCCAGCCCGTACCGTCCGGCATCCGCGGGGATGCGGAGCGCAACCGGCTCCGCCTGCTGGAGGAGGCCCGGGAACTCGTGGCGGCAGGCGGCGCCGATGCGCTGACCATGGAAGCCCTGGCCCGGCGGGCCGGATTGGGCAAAGGGACGGTCTTCCGCCGGTTCGGCAGCCGGTCAGGACTGATGCAGGCGCTCCTGGAGCACGTGGAGGCCGGTTTCCGCGCAGACTGGATGTCCGGTCCGCCGCCGCTGGGGCCCGGCGCGCCGGCACTCGCCCGGTTACAGGCCTTCGGCTCGGCACGCCTGTCGCTCCTCATGGTGAACAGCGAATTGGCCCGGGCAGCCGACGTCGACCCCCGCACCCGCTACCGGAACCCGTCCCGTGCCCTCGCCGTGGCGCATCTGGCCGGGTTGCTGCGGGAAGCGGGTCGGGTGCGGGACCCCGAACTTGCCGCCTACCAGCTGGCGGCGTTCCTGGACGCCGGGCTGCTGCTTCATCTGCGCGGGGAGGCGGGAATGGACCAGACGCGGCTTGAGCAGGGCTGGACGGATCTGGTGGCTGCCCTTGTCCGGGCCTAG
- a CDS encoding helix-turn-helix domain-containing protein, which produces MSQSSRTVPALPDKDIRALKRALAAGDVTVFVDGTALRLPDTARDAVLDLLSRLADGSPVTLSTAAPAPADAGQDAPLPAGPMPLLTTSQAAAAAGISHTYLRNLTDAGIIPVEYRGSHRRIRMEDVQSWLESQQAAKAAKEARPQGNAG; this is translated from the coding sequence ATGAGCCAGAGTTCCCGAACCGTACCGGCGCTGCCGGACAAAGACATCCGTGCCCTGAAGCGGGCCCTCGCCGCCGGCGACGTAACGGTCTTCGTGGACGGCACGGCACTGCGCCTGCCGGACACCGCCCGCGACGCCGTACTGGACCTGCTCTCGCGCCTTGCGGACGGGTCCCCCGTTACCCTGTCCACCGCGGCCCCCGCTCCGGCGGACGCCGGCCAGGACGCACCCCTGCCGGCCGGACCCATGCCTCTGCTGACTACCTCGCAGGCCGCCGCTGCTGCCGGCATATCGCACACCTATCTGCGGAACCTGACCGACGCCGGCATCATCCCGGTGGAGTACCGCGGTTCGCACCGCCGGATCCGGATGGAGGACGTGCAGTCCTGGCTGGAGTCCCAGCAGGCCGCGAAGGCCGCTAAGGAAGCCCGCCCGCAGGGCAACGCCGGCTGA
- a CDS encoding NAD(P)H-dependent oxidoreductase, with protein MLSTTILTLVGSLRAGSINRQLAEVAASGAPEGVDVKVFDRLGEIPFYNEDIDAEGLVPEPALALREAAAASDGLLLISPEYNGTMPAVLKNAIDWLSRPFGASAVSGMPTAVIGAAFGQYGGVWAQDDARKSVGIAGARVVEEVRLAIGGSVTRYAEIHPKDDPETVAQLNEAVRVLAEASISVA; from the coding sequence ATTTTGAGCACCACCATCCTGACCCTCGTCGGAAGCCTCCGCGCCGGATCCATCAACCGCCAGCTCGCCGAAGTGGCCGCAAGCGGTGCCCCTGAGGGCGTTGACGTGAAGGTATTTGACCGGCTGGGCGAGATCCCCTTCTACAACGAAGACATCGACGCCGAGGGCCTGGTTCCCGAACCCGCGCTGGCCCTGCGTGAAGCGGCTGCTGCCTCCGACGGCCTGTTGCTGATCAGCCCGGAATACAACGGCACCATGCCCGCAGTACTGAAAAACGCCATCGACTGGCTGTCCCGCCCCTTCGGCGCCAGCGCCGTGTCCGGAATGCCGACCGCCGTCATCGGTGCGGCCTTCGGCCAGTACGGCGGCGTATGGGCCCAGGATGATGCCCGGAAGTCCGTGGGCATTGCCGGCGCACGCGTCGTGGAGGAAGTGCGCCTGGCGATTGGCGGCTCGGTCACCCGCTATGCGGAAATCCACCCCAAGGACGACCCCGAGACGGTGGCCCAGCTCAATGAAGCCGTCCGCGTCCTCGCCGAGGCTTCCATTTCCGTAGCCTAG
- a CDS encoding MFS transporter yields MHIKDRIEEAPMSRRQVAIIAICTALYMIDGFDVLVMAFSASHVEEEWGLNGAQLGYLLSAALVGMAVGSIFVSTVADIFGRQRTMLVGVCIVGLGMLASFFAPNYAVLLVLRLLTGLAIGTLQATIGVFASEFSNAKRRSTALSIVTIGQPIGGVLGGLASGVLISQYGWRSAFLLGAVATFLMIPLVMKVFPESVDFLLARRPADALAQLNRSLRSIGQPPVDALPDAVPVRRKTSRFADVLTGYNTRRTILLSLAYFILMASFYFANSWTPKLITASGFTARDGINAGVLFSVGAIAGGITLGLFGARFPMRKVLAVFFVAGAATFVVFANSTTGSVGWALFAAALVGFGSNAPIAGMLAISPTYYTSEVRGTALGLVIGMGRLGAIISPILAGALIDGGWSAGDLYFLFVLPMALGAVVISRLGKPVLHGPVEKHPAPVR; encoded by the coding sequence ATGCACATCAAGGACCGGATCGAAGAAGCCCCGATGAGTCGGCGGCAGGTGGCCATCATTGCCATCTGTACAGCCTTGTACATGATCGACGGTTTCGACGTCCTGGTGATGGCCTTCAGTGCAAGCCATGTGGAAGAAGAATGGGGGCTGAACGGCGCGCAGCTGGGCTACCTGCTCAGCGCAGCACTGGTGGGGATGGCGGTGGGCTCCATCTTCGTCTCCACGGTTGCCGACATCTTCGGCCGGCAGCGCACCATGCTGGTCGGTGTGTGCATTGTCGGACTGGGGATGTTGGCGTCCTTCTTTGCCCCGAACTATGCGGTGCTGCTGGTTCTTCGCCTGCTCACCGGCTTGGCCATTGGCACACTGCAGGCGACCATCGGCGTTTTTGCCTCGGAGTTCTCCAACGCAAAGCGGCGCTCCACCGCCCTGTCCATTGTCACCATCGGCCAGCCCATTGGCGGGGTGCTGGGCGGGCTGGCCAGCGGCGTGCTGATCAGCCAGTATGGTTGGCGGTCCGCGTTCCTGCTCGGAGCGGTTGCAACCTTCCTGATGATTCCCCTGGTGATGAAGGTGTTCCCGGAATCGGTGGATTTCCTGCTGGCCAGGCGCCCGGCGGACGCACTGGCGCAGCTCAACCGCAGCCTGCGCTCAATAGGGCAGCCGCCAGTGGATGCCCTTCCGGACGCCGTACCGGTGCGGCGGAAGACCTCTCGGTTTGCCGACGTCCTCACCGGTTACAACACACGGCGCACCATCCTGCTGTCCCTGGCCTATTTCATCCTGATGGCCAGTTTCTACTTCGCGAACTCCTGGACACCCAAGCTGATCACGGCCAGCGGGTTCACTGCCCGGGACGGGATCAACGCCGGTGTCCTCTTCAGCGTCGGCGCCATTGCCGGCGGCATAACGCTGGGCCTGTTCGGTGCGCGTTTCCCGATGCGCAAGGTCCTGGCGGTGTTCTTTGTGGCCGGAGCGGCAACCTTTGTGGTCTTCGCGAATTCAACCACCGGATCAGTGGGCTGGGCCCTCTTCGCCGCCGCGCTGGTGGGCTTCGGCTCCAACGCGCCGATTGCCGGGATGCTTGCCATTAGCCCCACCTACTACACCAGCGAGGTCCGGGGCACGGCGCTGGGCCTGGTGATCGGCATGGGCCGGCTTGGGGCCATCATTTCGCCCATCCTTGCCGGCGCCCTGATCGACGGCGGCTGGAGCGCCGGGGACCTCTACTTCCTGTTTGTGCTCCCCATGGCCCTGGGCGCCGTCGTTATTTCCAGGCTGGGCAAGCCGGTGCTGCACGGTCCGGTCGAGAAGCACCCGGCCCCCGTCCGCTAG